One genomic segment of Chitinibacter sp. FCG-7 includes these proteins:
- a CDS encoding DUF2189 domain-containing protein: MDLHLSELDQHFTLPKTRKVTADRPLAWLKMGMADLLQHPGPSLAYGLIITTVGWLMLGIADPNGHFFTTLITGFLLLSPLAAAGIYELTSEREEGRTTSFMQSLRDVTRNLSQIAFLGVILGMVAIAWERVSAILFALLYNGQVPVGASIIEALTGEYLNFTLVWGAAGFLLACFVFALTAVSIPMLADREVDSVTAMMTSLRAVAENISTMVIWAALIVILTAIGFATYLVGLIVIFPLLGHATWYAYKEMIE, encoded by the coding sequence ATGGACCTGCATTTAAGCGAACTGGATCAACACTTCACGCTGCCCAAAACCCGCAAAGTCACAGCCGATCGCCCGCTGGCTTGGCTGAAAATGGGGATGGCCGATTTGCTGCAACATCCCGGCCCGAGCTTGGCATATGGACTCATCATTACTACTGTGGGCTGGCTGATGCTGGGCATCGCCGATCCAAACGGCCATTTCTTTACCACACTGATCACCGGTTTTCTGCTGTTATCGCCCTTGGCTGCTGCTGGTATTTACGAGCTGACCAGCGAGCGGGAAGAAGGCCGGACGACCTCATTTATGCAATCGCTGCGTGACGTGACCCGCAATCTGAGCCAGATCGCATTTCTGGGTGTGATACTGGGCATGGTAGCGATTGCGTGGGAGCGTGTCTCGGCCATTCTGTTTGCATTGTTATACAACGGCCAGGTGCCCGTCGGAGCCTCAATCATTGAGGCACTAACTGGCGAGTACCTCAATTTCACACTGGTATGGGGGGCAGCAGGTTTCTTGCTGGCCTGCTTTGTTTTTGCACTGACTGCCGTATCGATCCCGATGTTGGCCGACAGAGAAGTAGATAGTGTTACAGCCATGATGACAAGCCTGCGTGCTGTAGCAGAAAACATCAGCACCATGGTGATTTGGGCCGCACTGATCGTTATCCTGACTGCAATTGGCTTTGCCACCTATCTGGTCGGCCTGATTGTGATCTTCCCACTACTTGGGCACGCCACGTGGTACGCCTACAAAGAGATGATTGAATAG
- the coxB gene encoding cytochrome c oxidase subunit II, producing the protein MNLSCRHHRNICIAIASVATVPVMAAGEFWTFTPPASQMALNIEGLHSYLMVVILAIFVLVFGFMFYAILRHRKSLGHVAKPFHENVTIEILWTLIPAIILLAMAWPAASVVLAQRDTRGAAMTIKATGFQWFWSYDYLDYGFGFKSKLATPRAQIDNHHGEGQAKGEHYLLEVDHEVVVPVGQKIRILTTANDVIHSWGVPAFGVKQDAIPGFIRDTWFTADKIGTFRGQCVELCGKDHAFMPIVVKVVSQTDFKQWVAEQQARAKAMKDDPNKTWTQPELLARGKQVYEANCAACHKVDGTGGGPFPSMVGSKLVTGDKAGHVQMVLNGKNAMPAWASLSDVEIAAVISYERNSWGNQSGFVLPAEVRAARGASQ; encoded by the coding sequence ATGAACCTTTCTTGTCGTCATCACCGAAACATCTGCATTGCCATCGCCAGTGTGGCCACTGTGCCTGTAATGGCAGCAGGCGAATTCTGGACATTCACGCCGCCAGCGAGCCAGATGGCGCTGAATATCGAAGGCTTACATAGCTATCTGATGGTGGTGATTCTGGCGATCTTTGTGCTGGTGTTCGGCTTTATGTTTTATGCGATTTTGCGACACCGCAAATCACTGGGGCATGTGGCCAAGCCATTCCACGAAAACGTTACCATCGAGATTCTGTGGACCCTGATTCCTGCCATTATCTTGTTGGCCATGGCTTGGCCAGCCGCCAGTGTGGTGCTGGCGCAGAGAGACACGCGGGGTGCAGCCATGACGATCAAGGCCACAGGTTTTCAGTGGTTCTGGTCTTACGATTATCTTGATTACGGTTTTGGCTTCAAGAGCAAGCTGGCTACGCCACGTGCCCAGATTGATAATCATCACGGTGAAGGGCAGGCCAAGGGCGAGCATTATCTGCTGGAAGTTGATCATGAAGTGGTGGTGCCGGTTGGGCAAAAAATCCGCATTTTGACGACTGCAAATGATGTGATTCATAGCTGGGGCGTTCCCGCTTTTGGCGTCAAACAGGATGCAATTCCCGGCTTTATCCGTGATACCTGGTTTACTGCCGACAAAATCGGCACTTTCCGTGGTCAATGTGTTGAGCTGTGCGGCAAGGATCATGCCTTTATGCCGATTGTGGTGAAAGTAGTCAGCCAGACCGACTTCAAGCAGTGGGTGGCCGAGCAACAAGCTCGCGCCAAGGCCATGAAGGACGACCCGAACAAGACCTGGACTCAGCCCGAGCTGCTGGCGCGCGGCAAGCAGGTGTACGAAGCCAATTGTGCTGCGTGCCATAAAGTGGACGGTACTGGCGGCGGGCCTTTCCCCAGCATGGTGGGTTCTAAGCTGGTTACAGGTGATAAGGCCGGGCATGTACAGATGGTGCTCAATGGCAAAAATGCGATGCCAGCCTGGGCTAGCTTGTCCGACGTCGAGATTGCCGCTGTGATTAGTTACGAGCGCAATAGCTGGGGCAATCAAAGCGGCTTTGTATTGCCTGCCGAGGTTCGGGCAGCCCGAGGAGCGAGTCAATGA
- the ctaD gene encoding cytochrome c oxidase subunit I has protein sequence MSTVIKAADTVDTHGVDTHGGHHAEHHAGWVRWLYATNHKDIGTLYLWFAFAMFITGGVMALGIRAELFQPGLQFWQPEFFNQLTTLHGIIMVFGAIMPAFTGLANWMLPLMLGAPDMAFARMNNWSFWLLPPAAALLLISLFVPGGAAAGGWTLYPPLSAQAGMGMDLAIFSIHLLGLSSIMGSINIITTILNMRAPGMTLLKMPLFAWTSLVTAYLLIAVAPVLAGAVTMLLTDRHFGTHFFSAAGGGDPVLFQHIFWFFGHPEVYIMALPAFGIVSQIIPTFARKPLFGYVSMVYATCSIAILSFMVWGHHMFSVGMPATAQLFFMFLTMLIAVPTGVKVFNWIATMWQGSLTFETPMLFAIGFVCLFTVGGFSGLVLSIAPVDTQMHDTYYVVAHFHYVLVAGALFSLFAAVYYWLPKWTGYMYHEGRGKLHFWWSMVWFNVTFFPMHFLGLAGMPRRIPDYALQFTDFNTVASVGAFCFGLGQLLFFYNVIHTIRGGVGPAPASPWEGGNTLEWEVASPAPHHTWESPPDIETVRRGLIAQAVEEKP, from the coding sequence ATGAGCACAGTGATCAAGGCGGCAGATACAGTTGATACTCACGGGGTAGATACTCATGGGGGGCATCACGCTGAACACCATGCTGGATGGGTGCGCTGGCTATATGCCACCAACCATAAAGACATTGGCACGCTTTATTTGTGGTTTGCCTTTGCCATGTTCATTACCGGCGGAGTGATGGCGCTGGGCATCCGAGCCGAGCTGTTCCAGCCCGGATTGCAATTCTGGCAGCCCGAATTCTTCAACCAGCTCACCACCTTGCACGGCATTATCATGGTGTTTGGCGCGATCATGCCCGCGTTCACTGGCCTGGCCAACTGGATGTTGCCGCTGATGCTGGGCGCGCCGGATATGGCGTTTGCGCGGATGAATAACTGGAGCTTCTGGCTGCTGCCTCCTGCGGCTGCACTGCTGCTGATTTCGTTGTTTGTCCCCGGTGGCGCAGCGGCTGGCGGCTGGACTTTGTATCCGCCGCTGTCGGCGCAAGCTGGGATGGGGATGGATCTGGCGATTTTCAGTATTCACCTGCTGGGTTTGAGCTCGATTATGGGCTCGATCAATATCATTACCACCATTCTGAATATGCGTGCGCCGGGCATGACACTATTGAAAATGCCTTTGTTTGCTTGGACATCGCTGGTGACCGCGTATCTACTGATTGCTGTGGCACCCGTGCTGGCCGGGGCGGTGACCATGTTGCTGACCGACCGGCATTTCGGCACCCATTTCTTTAGTGCTGCTGGTGGTGGTGATCCGGTGTTGTTCCAGCATATTTTCTGGTTTTTCGGCCACCCCGAGGTCTACATCATGGCCTTGCCCGCGTTCGGGATTGTTAGCCAGATTATTCCCACCTTTGCCCGTAAGCCACTATTTGGCTATGTCTCGATGGTGTATGCCACCTGCTCGATTGCCATTCTGTCGTTTATGGTCTGGGGCCATCACATGTTTTCAGTCGGCATGCCCGCTACGGCGCAGCTGTTTTTCATGTTTCTGACCATGCTGATTGCCGTGCCAACCGGAGTCAAAGTATTTAACTGGATCGCCACCATGTGGCAGGGTAGCCTGACTTTTGAAACGCCGATGCTGTTTGCGATTGGTTTTGTCTGCCTGTTTACCGTTGGCGGTTTTTCCGGGCTGGTATTGTCAATCGCGCCGGTCGATACGCAAATGCACGATACCTATTATGTGGTCGCGCATTTTCACTATGTACTGGTCGCTGGTGCTTTGTTTAGCCTGTTTGCCGCGGTGTATTACTGGCTGCCGAAGTGGACGGGCTATATGTATCACGAAGGCCGCGGCAAGCTGCATTTCTGGTGGTCGATGGTCTGGTTTAACGTCACCTTCTTTCCAATGCACTTTCTGGGGCTGGCCGGTATGCCACGGCGTATTCCGGATTACGCCTTGCAATTTACCGATTTCAATACGGTAGCCAGCGTGGGAGCATTCTGCTTTGGTCTGGGTCAATTGCTGTTTTTTTATAATGTGATTCATACCATTCGTGGTGGAGTAGGGCCCGCGCCTGCGTCTCCATGGGAAGGCGGCAATACACTGGAGTGGGAAGTCGCCTCGCCTGCGCCGCACCACACTTGGGAAAGTCCGCCGGATATTGAAACAGTCAGGCGCGGCCTGATCGCGCAGGCCGTGGAGGAAAAACCGTGA
- a CDS encoding cytochrome c oxidase assembly protein has product MTSSTAQRKNQVLAVKLGLLALLMFGFGYALSPFYAAFCQWLGIDRADASLTRPGTSIRVEFDVNVAPGLPVAMQALDGVVTAQAGGLLKSRFVLRNDSDQALTVRAVPSFAPVRAAGLLQKLECFCFDALTLQARETREVTVVLLIAEQLPLEMGAATLSYSLQRGAAAGAG; this is encoded by the coding sequence ATGACCTCAAGCACTGCGCAACGCAAAAATCAGGTGTTGGCCGTCAAGCTCGGCCTGCTGGCCTTGCTGATGTTCGGCTTTGGCTATGCCTTGTCGCCGTTTTATGCCGCCTTCTGCCAATGGCTAGGAATAGATCGCGCCGATGCCAGCCTCACCCGGCCCGGTACATCGATCCGGGTAGAGTTTGACGTGAATGTCGCACCCGGTCTGCCCGTGGCGATGCAGGCACTCGATGGCGTGGTGACCGCGCAGGCGGGTGGCTTGCTCAAATCCCGCTTTGTGCTGCGCAATGATAGTGACCAAGCGCTCACGGTGCGGGCGGTACCCAGCTTTGCGCCGGTCCGCGCTGCTGGTTTGCTGCAAAAGCTGGAGTGTTTCTGCTTTGACGCCCTGACTTTGCAAGCACGCGAAACGCGCGAAGTGACGGTGGTGCTGCTGATCGCCGAGCAGTTACCGCTAGAAATGGGCGCTGCCACCCTGTCATATAGCCTGCAACGCGGTGCTGCCGCCGGGGCGGGCTAG
- a CDS encoding DUF2970 domain-containing protein — translation MWDSIRAVLAAFFGVRSREQARQQFKPVQLIMAGLLCALLLALLVYGVVQYLVSRAGLD, via the coding sequence ATGTGGGATAGCATACGCGCGGTTCTGGCTGCATTTTTTGGGGTGCGCAGCCGCGAGCAGGCCCGGCAGCAATTCAAACCGGTGCAGTTGATTATGGCCGGGTTGTTGTGTGCGCTGCTGCTGGCTTTGCTGGTGTATGGCGTTGTGCAGTATCTGGTGAGCAGAGCAGGTCTGGACTGA
- a CDS encoding cytochrome c oxidase subunit 3, with protein MNVENGVHDAHYYVPPPSRWPIVGSAALFLLGLGAALSINQVVLGNWALLAGFAILFWMLTGWFGDVVRESEAGQYGQQVDYSFRWGMSWFIFSEVMFFAAFFGALFYTRLISVPELGLAGDTQRLLWPAFQAGWPLETGPKAADYAAMHPLGLPAINTALLLTSGATLTWAHWGLLQQKRQVLSRGLAATIALGVLFLGLQAYEYHHAWTALNLTLASGAYGATFYLLTGFHGMHVLVGTLILITMWLRVQRGHFTPMQHFGFEAAAWYWHFVDVVWLLLFVLVYCL; from the coding sequence ATGAATGTCGAAAACGGAGTCCATGACGCGCACTATTATGTGCCGCCACCGTCGCGCTGGCCGATTGTCGGCTCGGCCGCTTTGTTTCTGCTGGGGCTGGGGGCGGCCTTGTCGATCAACCAAGTTGTGCTGGGCAACTGGGCCTTGCTGGCCGGGTTTGCCATTCTATTCTGGATGTTGACTGGCTGGTTTGGCGATGTGGTTCGCGAATCCGAAGCAGGACAATATGGGCAGCAGGTTGATTACTCGTTCCGCTGGGGGATGAGCTGGTTCATCTTTTCCGAGGTGATGTTTTTTGCCGCGTTTTTTGGCGCCCTGTTTTATACCCGCCTTATCTCAGTGCCTGAGCTGGGGCTGGCTGGTGATACGCAAAGATTGCTCTGGCCTGCTTTTCAGGCAGGCTGGCCACTGGAAACCGGCCCGAAAGCGGCTGATTATGCCGCGATGCATCCTTTGGGCTTGCCAGCGATCAACACGGCGCTGTTGCTAACGTCGGGAGCCACACTCACCTGGGCGCACTGGGGCTTGCTGCAGCAGAAACGCCAAGTATTAAGCCGGGGCTTGGCCGCGACCATTGCACTGGGTGTGCTGTTTCTGGGGCTGCAGGCGTATGAGTATCACCACGCCTGGACCGCGCTGAATCTGACACTGGCATCCGGTGCTTATGGCGCGACGTTTTATCTGCTGACCGGCTTTCATGGCATGCATGTGCTGGTGGGGACGCTGATTTTGATCACCATGTGGTTGCGCGTGCAACGTGGGCATTTCACGCCCATGCAGCATTTCGGTTTTGAAGCTGCGGCGTGGTATTGGCACTTTGTCGATGTGGTGTGGCTGCTGCTGTTTGTGCTGGTCTACTGCCTGTAA